The following are encoded in a window of Podospora pseudoanserina strain CBS 124.78 chromosome 6, whole genome shotgun sequence genomic DNA:
- a CDS encoding hypothetical protein (COG:C; COG:H; EggNog:ENOG503PC2I), with protein MSPPASTKVDLLIVGAGPAGLALANWFRGTNIKVLIVDKKPGPTPRGQAEGLKSTTNEIFDSYGIGPQVTAESWRLEEIACWGTRKDGGEGIVREQVIPDRVAELGKPRETMLQQSRVEHHMLHNILSHDNIEIRYSTTPISVDVDTSCVHEADTFPVSVSLEKVTTNTNTTNGDTTNGTNCHATNGHHINGQNGHQPNEHDAPSDMISAKYIVGCDGARSWLRKQLDVSLEGDLTDSVFGVVDMVPKSNFPDIRRVCYLRAASGTILLVPRSNKEVRMYIPVESGTALPDPKDLTFDRVMDAARKIIAPYTMEVGSVSWWSAYRVRQRVGNHFSRLNERAFLVGDAVHTHSPKAGQGMNTSIQDAYNLGWKLRLTLKGKVRSSGARQDLLRTYESERRPVALDLIAFDKGFLKLFAAPSSQFDTEILQALKFTTGLSIRYPPSCAVQLPKGIEQLGPSLLKADLVPGKRLPDFRVVYQADGVPTWMHKRLSATGQFRVMIFAGDISDSTASKRLHDVGKYLGEGKSLKHVVMPQSEQEPLVEVLVVHCAERDLVDLLALPEVYRPWSDESGYDFWRVFGDVESVHDGHGKAYERLEIDRQVGCTVVVRPDGYIGAVLEVDDVEGVERYFEGMNVS; from the exons ATGtctcctcccgcctccaccaaagTCGACCTGCTCATCGTCGGCGCTGGGCCTGCAGG cttggcaTTGGCAAACTGGTTCCGTGGCACCAACATCAAAGTGCTTATTGTCGACAAGAAGCCAGGCCCAACACCTCGTGGGCAAGCAGAGGGTCTCAAGAGTACGACCAACGAGATCTTTGACTCTTACGGTATTGGACCTCAAGTCACGGCCGAATCATGGAGGCTCGAGGAAATTGCCTGTTGGGGCACACGCAAAGATGGAGGTGAAGGCATTGTCAGAGAACAAGTCATTCCGGACAGAGTCGCTGAACTTGGCAAGCCTCGGGAGACGATGCTCCAGCAGT CACGAGTTGAGCACCACATGCTTCACAATATTCTCTCTCATGATAATATTGAGATTCGGTACAGCACGACCCCAATCTCTGTTGACGTTGACACATCTTGTGTCCATGAAGCAGATACATTTCCCGTGTCTGTCTCCCTAGAAAAGGTTACTACCAACACAAATACTACTAATGGGGACACTACTAAT GGGACTAACTGCCATGCCACAAATGGGCACCATATCAACGGGCAGAATGGACATCAACCAAATGAACATGATGCTCCCTCGGATATGATCTCGGCCAAGTACATCGTCGGCTGTGATGGTGCCCGCAGCTGGCTCCGCAAGCAGCTCGACGTCTCTTTGGAAGGAGATCTGACAGACTCGGTCTTTGGTGTGGTGGATATGGTCCCCAAGTCCAATTTCCCAGATATTCGAAGGGTCTGCTATCTACGCGCCGCATCTGGCACCATCCTCCTGGTACCTCGCAGCAACAAGGAGGTTAGGATGTACATCCCCGTGGAGAGCGGCACAGCCCTCCCTGACCCCAAGGACCTGACTTTCGACCGTGTTATGGATGCCGCTCGCAAGATCATTGCTCCTTATACAATGGAAGTTGGTTCTGTCTCGTGGTGGTCAGCATACCGGGTGCGTCAGCGGGTGGGCAATCACTTCTCTCGGCTTAATGAGCGGGCTTTCCTGGTTGGGGATGCTGTTCACACGCACTCGCCCAAGGCGGGTCAGGGCATGAACACGTCGATTCAAGACGCGTACAACCTTGGTTGGAAGCTTAGACTTACTCTCAAAGGAAAAGTCCGTTCCTCTGGCGCACGGCAGGACCTTCTCAGGACGTATGAGTCTGAGCGACGTCCAGTGGCACTGGACCTCATTGCGTTCGACAAGGGCTTCCTGAAACTGTTTGCAGCTCCGTCTTCACAGTTTGATACTGAAATACTACAGGCCTTGAAGTTCACGACTGGGTTGTCGATTCGTTACCCACCTTCTTGTGCTGTGCAGTTGCCCAAGGGTATCGAGCAGCTGGGACCCAGCCTCCTCAAGGCAGACCTGGTGCCGGGAAAGAGGCTTCCCGACTTCAGAGTGGTATATCAAGCTGATGGGGTGCCAACTTGGATGCACAAGAGATTGAGTGCCACGGGGCAGTTCAGAGTCATGATTTTCGCTGGCGACATCTCGGACTCTACTGCGTCCAAGAGGTTACATGACGTGGGCAAGTATTTGGGGGAGGGCAAGTCTCTGAAGCATGTCGTGATGCCTCAGTCGGAACAAGAGCCACTGGTGGAGGTCCTGGTTGTACATTGTGCTGAGCGGGATCTGGTGGATCTTTTGGCACTGCCGGAAGTGTACCGCCCTTGGAGCGACGAGAGCGGGTATGATTTTTGGAGGGtgtttggtgatgtggaGAGCGTGCATGATGGTCATGGAAAAGCATATGAGAGGCTTGAGATTGACCGACAGGTTGGCTgtacggtggtggtgaggcctGATGGGTATATTGGTGCCgttttggaggttgatgatgtggagGGCGTGGAGAGATATTTTGAGGGGATGAATGTATCATGA
- a CDS encoding hypothetical protein (COG:L; EggNog:ENOG503P1JP) — protein MPSSLRDQHYPRTMAEPQAHPNPQQETGPSLSDASAAKLACYACKRRKVKCDRQLPVCSLCQKLSGQCEYPTHAEKPGPKTGGPLQGNKRRRLDQTSVSSSVSHGPSLNATGHRHTTSFELARRSSIAVSSPTYSTSHDDSRTRADDDLHSRREVTSPLSTGESSVGIQPTSAPIFSRIMYPSHEAQTRPQSPSTVDASPGHQDNAIPITIQTVCDALRISRATYDVLMESYFTNMTSFTLFRPGSIEPKFAMMQFHSDAEALIAAMFSFSTRHCQDREDCPSPTYFAKIAYSKLDESVDSYGDNPPPFWLLQAGVLVTFYQLTMSVRSRSWKKLGDCIRYSYDLHLHMVDANHDPVKDKNPVNIQRWSLMEERRRAWWAVWEMDVFASTIRRLPTAIDPEMNLTMLPVPDSCWFNGVYQESCFLAQDCSLRWKQLAQSGNQSAKAWFIVMNSLMRNTQRIVYPVGSALQSMNENHAETNQDELNIMANTLYCTVTSFPTSLVYQGETLDFRPKASAQSSPEGINPRQEHADKYSLHLMTQLCRFMIYHHKICARTPWLAHQKGSNDGRQGEGNNDPRDAQQANSEWSNYINASDEIVTVVRNSSRDHYKFVNPFLVNTLWFGAAAQCACKVFGPASFNKRLTISNLDLLKLTIDRYISFWGGMENLKGKLARIETALQSLMAGHGRPNEHPQDRRQQPQPLSHIQGSNGASINDLATVAMQRLPGVTGDAAVSSSPLLVNIPGIGPPPPPPNPWSTFGPTDVCGDFIHPGNFTTGLTPGGPNFYGHGDPMDFSPFGLEELLMASMMMDT, from the exons ATGCCGTCTTCACTTCGCGACCAACATTACCCCCGAACCATGGCGGAACCTCAGGCACACCCAAATCCACAGCAAGAGACAGGACCATCGCTGTCCGACGCGTCTGCGGCCAAACTCGCGTGCTACGCTTGCAAGAGGAGAAAGGTGAAATG TGACCGTCAACTACCTGTCTGCTCGCTCTGCCAAAAGCTCAGTGGACAATGTGAATATCCAACTCACGCCGAGAAGCCCGGCCCAAAGACTGGTG GCCCTCTTCAAGGCAACAAGCGTCGAAGACTTGATCAAACGTCTGTGTCCAGCAGTGTCAGTCATGGCCCATCCCTGAATGCCACTGGACATCGGCACACCACATCATTCGAGCTTGCTCGGCGCAGTTCCATTGCAGTATCATCTCCGACTTACAGCACAAGTCACGATGATTCTCGTACTCGAGCAGACGATGACCTCCATTCCCGGCGAGAGGTGACCTCGCCTCTCTCAACTGGTGAATCGTCAGTAGGAATTCAGCCAACAAGTGCCCCCATCTTCTCTCGGATCATGTACCCGTCTCATGAAGCACAGACACGCCCACAATCTCCTTCCACAGTGGACGCTTCACCTGGCCATCAAGACAATGCCattcccatcaccatccagACTGTTTGTGATGCTCTTCGGATATCAAGAGCAACATACGATGTGTTGATGGAGTCCTACTTCACCAACATGACATCATTCACCCTGTTCCGGCCAGGGAGTATTGAACCCAAGTTCGCCATGATGCAGTTTCACTCGGACGCCGAAGCGCTGATAGCTGCCatgttctccttctccaccagACATTGCCAAGATCGTGAGGACTGCCCAAGTCCGACCTACTTTGCAAAGATTGCCTACTCGAAGCTGGACGAATCAGTCGATAGTTACGGCGACAATCCCCCGCCATTCTGGCTTCTACAAGCAGGTGTTCTTGTCACCTTTTACCAACTCACCATGAGCGTCCGCTCTCGGTCGTGGAAGAAGCTCGGTGACTGCATCAGATATTCGTACGACTTGCACCTGCACATGGTTGATGCAAACCATGACCCAGTCAAAGACAAGAACCCGGTCAACATCCAACGCTGGTCGTTGATGGAAGAACGGAGAAGGGCTTGGTGGGCTGTTTGGGAAATGGACGTCTTTGCCAGCACTATTCGACGACTGCCGACGGCCATAGACCCTGAGATGAACCTCACCATGCTCCCAGTGCCAGACAGTTGTTGGTTCAATGGCGTATACCAGGAAAGTTGCTTTCTTGCTCAGGACTGCAGTCTCAGGTGGAAGCAACTTGCCCAGTCAGGCAACCAGAGCGCCAAGGCCTGGTTCATAGTGATGAACTCTTTGATGCGCAACACACAGCGCATCGTGTATCCAGTGGGATCGGCTCTGCAGTCGATGAACGAAAACCACGCGGAAACCAACCAAGACGAACTCAATATCATGGCCAACACCCTCTACTGCACCGTCACTTCTTTTCCGACCAGTCTCGTCTACCAGGGGGAGACTCTTGACTTTCGACCAAAAGCTTCGGCTCAAAGCAGTCCCGAGGGCATCAACCCAAGACAGGAACATGCCGACAAGTATTCCCTCCACCTGATGACGCAGCTCTGTCGGTTCATGATTTATCATCACAAGATCTGTGCTCGAACACCATGGCTAGCCCACCAAAAGGGTTCCAACGATGGCAGGCAGGGAGAAGGAAACAACGACCCACGAGACGCTCAGCAAGCCAACTCTGAGTGGTCCAACTACATTAACGCCTCGGATGAGATCGTCACCGTGGTCCGCAACAGCTCCCGGGACCACTACAAATTCGTCAACCCTTTCCTCGTCAACACTCTCTGGTTTGGAGCCGCGGCACAATGTGCCTGCAAAGTCTTTGGGCCCGCATCGTTCAACAAACGGCTCACGATCTCCAACCTTGACCTTTTGAAACTTACCATTGACCGTTACATTTCCTTCTGGGGGGGCATGGAGAACCTCAAGGGGAAATTGGCTAGGATTGAGACAGCCCTGCAGAGTCTGATGGCTGGGCATGGGAGACCGAACGAGCATCCGCAGGATAGGcgccaacaaccacaaccactgTCACACATCCAAGGGAGCAACGGTGCCAGTATTAATGACCTGGCTACGGTGGCCATGCAAAGACTTCCTGGCGTTACTGGTGATGCTGCAGTGTCATCATCGCCACTCCTTGTCAACATACCCGGTATTggtcccccaccaccaccaccaaacccatGGTCAACATTTGGACCGACGGACGTCTGTGGTGACTTTATCCATCCGGGGAATTTCACAACAGGGTTGACTCCAGGCGGCCCCAACTTTTACGGTCACGGGGACCCGATGGACTTTTCGCCGTttgggctggaggagctgctgaTGGCgagcatgatgatggataCGTAG